Proteins encoded within one genomic window of Ranitomeya variabilis isolate aRanVar5 chromosome 4, aRanVar5.hap1, whole genome shotgun sequence:
- the PDRG1 gene encoding p53 and DNA damage-regulated protein 1, producing the protein MEKYEEPEAVLAYLQEVEKKAEDVLVDRRQIVDLDLKRNQNREALRALGRDPSHSGPVTVCFGNMFIKLPKDKTKQMIEKDQEQLDVEIQNLRSQLKVKVNELYEAQGKPELKGFNLTPLDPDEMKAINKVLNV; encoded by the exons ATGGAGAAGTACGAGGAACCGGAGGCAGTGCTGGCTTATCTGCAGGAGGTGGAGAAGAAAGCCGAAGATGTGTTGGTGGACAGGCGGCAG ATTGTGGATCTCGATCTTAAAAGGAATCAGAATAGAGAGGCCCTTCGAGCGCTCGGCAGAGACCCCTCTCATTCAG GGCCGGTGACCGTTTGTTTCGGTAACATGTTTATTAAGCTTCCAAAAGATAAAACCAAGCAGATGATCGAGAAAG ATCAGGAACAGCTGGACGTAGAGATCCAAAATCTTCGCTCTCAGCTAAAAGTTAAGGTGAACGAGTTATATGAGGCGCAAG GTAAACCAGAGCTGAAAGGCTTTAACCTGACCCCTCTGGATCCGGATGAAATGAAGGCGATCAATAAAGTATTGAATGTATGA
- the TTLL9 gene encoding putative tubulin polyglutamylase TTLL9 isoform X3, translating to MEEHVRICHFRNHYELTRKNFMVKNLKRFRKQLERESGRLEALKCDFFPKTFELPAEYHLFVEEFRRNPGITWIMKPVARSQGKGIFLFRKLKDIIDWRKDGSRSDEQKDELPVENYVAQRYIENPYLIGGRKFDLRVYVLVTSYIPLRAWLYRDGFARFSNTRFTLSSIDDQYIHLTNVAIQKTAPDYDPEKGCKWMIQQLRQYLTAKHGPTAVETLFQSMDNIFIKSLQSVQKIIINDKHCFELYGYDILLDEDLKPWLLEVNASPSLTASSQEDYDLKCRLLEDTLHVVDMEGRLTGKEKRVGGFDLMWNDGPVSRDDSQLDCISNGSFIANTHLGCINNRKKNLRQLMKVSSKKSSTTQ from the exons ATGGAGGAACACGTGCGCATCTGCCACTTCCGCAACCACTACGAG CTGACCAGGAAGAACTTTATGGTGAAAAATCTCAAGCGCTTCCGGAAGCAGCTGGAGCGAGAATCCGGTCGCCTCGAGGCCTTAAAATGCGACTTCTTCCCCAAGACCTTTGAGCTTCCAGCAGAATATCATCTGTTTGTAGAAGAGTTTCGCAGAAACCCCGGAATCACGTGGATTATGAAGCCT GTGGCCAGGTCACAGGGCAAGGGGATTTTCCTTTTCCGGAAGCTGAAGGACATCATAGACTGGAGGAAG GATGGCAGCCGCTCAGATGAGCAGAAGGACGAGCTTCCTGTAGAAAATTATGTGGCTCAGCGCTATATCGAGAATCCATATTTAATAGGAG GGAGAAAATTTGACCTGCGGGTATATGTCTTGGTGACATCG TACATCCCCCTCCGGGCCTGGCTGTACCGTGACGGTTTCGCCCGATTCTCGAACACGCGCTTTACACTCAGCAGCATCGACGACCAGT ATATTCACTTGACCAATGTGGCAATCCAGAAAACTGCTCCAGATTATGATCCAGAGAAG GGCTGTAAATGGATGATACAGCAGCTGCGGCAGTACCTGACGGCCAAACACGGTCCTACAGCGGTGGAGACTCTCTTTCAGAGCATGGACAATATATTCATTAAGAGCCTACAGAGCGTCCAGAAAATCATCATCAACGACAAGCACTGCTTTGAATTGTATGGATACGACATTCTGCTGGACGAGGACCTGAAACC GTGGCTGCTGGAAGTTAATGCTTCTCCCTCTTTGACCGCCAGCAGTCAAGAAGATTATGACCTCAAATGTCGTCTCTTGGAAGACACCCTGCATGTGGTAGACATGGAAGGCAG ACTAACCGGGAAGGAGAAGCGGGTCGGCGGCTTCGACCTCATGTGGAACGACGGCCCTGTGTCCCGAGACGACAGCCAGCTAGACTGCATCAGCAATGGAAGCTTTATTGCAAACACACACTTAG GCTGCATCAACAACAGGAAGAAGAACTTGAGGCAGTTGATGAAAGTCTCCAGCAAGAAGTCTTCCACCACTCAATAA
- the TTLL9 gene encoding putative tubulin polyglutamylase TTLL9 isoform X1 has translation MSRGKVTTNKNQYGYQRQKEREPRSCIRYKCGLINTIADVLRQRPGWMEVKDDGEWDFYWCDVGWLRENFDHIYMEEHVRICHFRNHYELTRKNFMVKNLKRFRKQLERESGRLEALKCDFFPKTFELPAEYHLFVEEFRRNPGITWIMKPVARSQGKGIFLFRKLKDIIDWRKDGSRSDEQKDELPVENYVAQRYIENPYLIGGRKFDLRVYVLVTSYIPLRAWLYRDGFARFSNTRFTLSSIDDQYIHLTNVAIQKTAPDYDPEKGCKWMIQQLRQYLTAKHGPTAVETLFQSMDNIFIKSLQSVQKIIINDKHCFELYGYDILLDEDLKPWLLEVNASPSLTASSQEDYDLKCRLLEDTLHVVDMEGRLTGKEKRVGGFDLMWNDGPVSRDDSQLDCISNGSFIANTHLGCINNRKKNLRQLMKVSSKKSSTTQ, from the exons ATGTCCAGAGGAAAG GTCACTACAAACAAGAATCAATATGGCTACCAGCGGCAGAAGGAGCG AGAGCCCAGATCCTGCATCCGGTACAAGTGTGGCCTCATCAACACCATCGCGGATGTGCTGAGACAGAGGCCTGGATGGATGGAGGTGAAGGA CGATGGAGAGTGGGATTTCTACTGGTGTGATGTCGGTTGGCTGCGCGAGAACTTCGACCACATTTACATGGAGGAACACGTGCGCATCTGCCACTTCCGCAACCACTACGAG CTGACCAGGAAGAACTTTATGGTGAAAAATCTCAAGCGCTTCCGGAAGCAGCTGGAGCGAGAATCCGGTCGCCTCGAGGCCTTAAAATGCGACTTCTTCCCCAAGACCTTTGAGCTTCCAGCAGAATATCATCTGTTTGTAGAAGAGTTTCGCAGAAACCCCGGAATCACGTGGATTATGAAGCCT GTGGCCAGGTCACAGGGCAAGGGGATTTTCCTTTTCCGGAAGCTGAAGGACATCATAGACTGGAGGAAG GATGGCAGCCGCTCAGATGAGCAGAAGGACGAGCTTCCTGTAGAAAATTATGTGGCTCAGCGCTATATCGAGAATCCATATTTAATAGGAG GGAGAAAATTTGACCTGCGGGTATATGTCTTGGTGACATCG TACATCCCCCTCCGGGCCTGGCTGTACCGTGACGGTTTCGCCCGATTCTCGAACACGCGCTTTACACTCAGCAGCATCGACGACCAGT ATATTCACTTGACCAATGTGGCAATCCAGAAAACTGCTCCAGATTATGATCCAGAGAAG GGCTGTAAATGGATGATACAGCAGCTGCGGCAGTACCTGACGGCCAAACACGGTCCTACAGCGGTGGAGACTCTCTTTCAGAGCATGGACAATATATTCATTAAGAGCCTACAGAGCGTCCAGAAAATCATCATCAACGACAAGCACTGCTTTGAATTGTATGGATACGACATTCTGCTGGACGAGGACCTGAAACC GTGGCTGCTGGAAGTTAATGCTTCTCCCTCTTTGACCGCCAGCAGTCAAGAAGATTATGACCTCAAATGTCGTCTCTTGGAAGACACCCTGCATGTGGTAGACATGGAAGGCAG ACTAACCGGGAAGGAGAAGCGGGTCGGCGGCTTCGACCTCATGTGGAACGACGGCCCTGTGTCCCGAGACGACAGCCAGCTAGACTGCATCAGCAATGGAAGCTTTATTGCAAACACACACTTAG GCTGCATCAACAACAGGAAGAAGAACTTGAGGCAGTTGATGAAAGTCTCCAGCAAGAAGTCTTCCACCACTCAATAA
- the TTLL9 gene encoding putative tubulin polyglutamylase TTLL9 isoform X2 → MDGGEGVSDGEWDFYWCDVGWLRENFDHIYMEEHVRICHFRNHYELTRKNFMVKNLKRFRKQLERESGRLEALKCDFFPKTFELPAEYHLFVEEFRRNPGITWIMKPVARSQGKGIFLFRKLKDIIDWRKDGSRSDEQKDELPVENYVAQRYIENPYLIGGRKFDLRVYVLVTSYIPLRAWLYRDGFARFSNTRFTLSSIDDQYIHLTNVAIQKTAPDYDPEKGCKWMIQQLRQYLTAKHGPTAVETLFQSMDNIFIKSLQSVQKIIINDKHCFELYGYDILLDEDLKPWLLEVNASPSLTASSQEDYDLKCRLLEDTLHVVDMEGRLTGKEKRVGGFDLMWNDGPVSRDDSQLDCISNGSFIANTHLGCINNRKKNLRQLMKVSSKKSSTTQ, encoded by the exons ATGGATGGAGGTGAAGGAGTAAG CGATGGAGAGTGGGATTTCTACTGGTGTGATGTCGGTTGGCTGCGCGAGAACTTCGACCACATTTACATGGAGGAACACGTGCGCATCTGCCACTTCCGCAACCACTACGAG CTGACCAGGAAGAACTTTATGGTGAAAAATCTCAAGCGCTTCCGGAAGCAGCTGGAGCGAGAATCCGGTCGCCTCGAGGCCTTAAAATGCGACTTCTTCCCCAAGACCTTTGAGCTTCCAGCAGAATATCATCTGTTTGTAGAAGAGTTTCGCAGAAACCCCGGAATCACGTGGATTATGAAGCCT GTGGCCAGGTCACAGGGCAAGGGGATTTTCCTTTTCCGGAAGCTGAAGGACATCATAGACTGGAGGAAG GATGGCAGCCGCTCAGATGAGCAGAAGGACGAGCTTCCTGTAGAAAATTATGTGGCTCAGCGCTATATCGAGAATCCATATTTAATAGGAG GGAGAAAATTTGACCTGCGGGTATATGTCTTGGTGACATCG TACATCCCCCTCCGGGCCTGGCTGTACCGTGACGGTTTCGCCCGATTCTCGAACACGCGCTTTACACTCAGCAGCATCGACGACCAGT ATATTCACTTGACCAATGTGGCAATCCAGAAAACTGCTCCAGATTATGATCCAGAGAAG GGCTGTAAATGGATGATACAGCAGCTGCGGCAGTACCTGACGGCCAAACACGGTCCTACAGCGGTGGAGACTCTCTTTCAGAGCATGGACAATATATTCATTAAGAGCCTACAGAGCGTCCAGAAAATCATCATCAACGACAAGCACTGCTTTGAATTGTATGGATACGACATTCTGCTGGACGAGGACCTGAAACC GTGGCTGCTGGAAGTTAATGCTTCTCCCTCTTTGACCGCCAGCAGTCAAGAAGATTATGACCTCAAATGTCGTCTCTTGGAAGACACCCTGCATGTGGTAGACATGGAAGGCAG ACTAACCGGGAAGGAGAAGCGGGTCGGCGGCTTCGACCTCATGTGGAACGACGGCCCTGTGTCCCGAGACGACAGCCAGCTAGACTGCATCAGCAATGGAAGCTTTATTGCAAACACACACTTAG GCTGCATCAACAACAGGAAGAAGAACTTGAGGCAGTTGATGAAAGTCTCCAGCAAGAAGTCTTCCACCACTCAATAA